The genomic segment AGGAAGACTTTGAAATGATGTCGTTAGAAGATTGGAATAGGAAAAATAACTAATTGTAACTATTATCCTTGTTAAACTTAAGGGGCATTTGATTGAAAAAGAAATAATAATATTTCGTAGAATATAGATAGTCAGAAGTAAATTGGTACTAAATTAAATTTGTGAACAATCAAGGGGAGTGGTAATCATCGAAGCAAATAAGGAGATTTTGAAATTGAATAAGGAAAGCTGGGAGAAATCAGCAGAACGTTTTTTCGGAAGAGCAGCTCTTCCGGAATATGGACCATTTTCTTTGAATGAAGAACGACTTGGACTATTTGGTGATATTTCAAATCAAAAGGTCTTGGATATTGGATGTGGTAGTGGGCATTCATTACAATATATGGGTAACCAAGGAGCAAAGGAACTATGGGGGGTAGATCTTTCAACAAAGCAAATAGAAACAGCTACTAAATTGTTGAGTAACCAACAAGTCAAAGTTTCTTTAGTAGAGTCTCCAATGGAGGAAAACCCAGGACTACCAAGCAATTACTTTGATATTGCATACTCAATTTATGCATTAGGGTGGACGGTTGATTTACGACGTACATTGTCAAATATCCATAACTATCTAAAGCCAGGTGGTATTTTCATCTTTAGTTGGGAACACCCTATCCACGACCGCTTGACCTACGAAGAGTCATCGTTTACTTTTAATAAATCTTATAATATCGAAGGTCCGGAATACAATGAAGCGTGGCATAATAGTGTCATTATTCACCATCGGAAATTAAGTACATATATAAATACACTAATCGAATCCGGTTTCACTATTGAAAAAGTATTAGATGATGTTGAGTTATCTGATAACAAAGTTTCAGATAATCCTTCGAGATGGTACTCAACCCAAAAAGCCCAATTAGTGCCTGCAACATTTATAATAAAAGCTTTCAAAAAGTAATGATGGAAAATTATTATTAATGTCGCGACGTTTCTATGATAAATAGGAACGTTTTTGACTTACCGGCCAGGTTTGTTGAAGAAGAACGGAACGTCCTAAAATAAAAAACCACAGAATTAATGGGGAGATTTAAATGAGTAAAGTTGGAGTTTATAGGGTTGATATCACGCCACCATTGGGTATTGATTTTATTGGATACCATAGACCAACTGGGATAAGTAATATTGATGAACGTATTTATGCAACAGCCTTTATTTTTGAAAGCAAAGAAACAAAGTCCGTAATTATTAGTATTGATAACATAGGCATGTTAATAAAAGATACTATAATTATTCGTGAACAAATAGTAAAGGAATTGAAAATCCCATTTGAAAATATAACGGTTGTTTATACTCATACACATTCTGGTCCTGCAACAGCAAGTAATAATCAAATGGTTCAATCTTATAAGACTAGCTTAATTACAAATGTCGTAAAAGCTACTGTTCATGCAAATGAGAATAAGCAACCATCTGAGGTTGGATGGAATGTAACAATGGGTGAAATAGGAGTAAACCGAAGAGAGATTTCATTAGATGGAAAAGTGAAGATGGGTATAAATATGAATGGGGCTGTTGATAACAGAATAGGAGTATTAGCAATAAAACACCCTGCAACAGGAAAATTTCAAGGTCTAATTGTATTTTGTACTGCCCATCCAAATGTATTAAAGGGAGATAGTGATATTTTATCAGCAGACTATCCTGGGCTAACAAGG from the Sporosarcina psychrophila genome contains:
- a CDS encoding class I SAM-dependent methyltransferase; the encoded protein is MNKESWEKSAERFFGRAALPEYGPFSLNEERLGLFGDISNQKVLDIGCGSGHSLQYMGNQGAKELWGVDLSTKQIETATKLLSNQQVKVSLVESPMEENPGLPSNYFDIAYSIYALGWTVDLRRTLSNIHNYLKPGGIFIFSWEHPIHDRLTYEESSFTFNKSYNIEGPEYNEAWHNSVIIHHRKLSTYINTLIESGFTIEKVLDDVELSDNKVSDNPSRWYSTQKAQLVPATFIIKAFKK